In Levilactobacillus brevis, the genomic window GAGCAGGTAGGAGAGGAAGGACAGAATGGCGAGAATCCAGCTAGATTTCCCTAACGGAATCGTCAGGAAGACGGCACTGGACAGTTCCGGTGAGTAGCGAATAGCCGCATACAGGGCGGCAAAGATTGGCATCTGGATCAGCAATGGTAAGCAACCAATCCCACCAGTCATACTGATACCGTTTTCCTTGTACATTGCCATCATGGCTTGGCCAGCAGCGGATTGTTCTTCCGGCGTCTTGGCTTCCTTTTGCCGTTTTTGCAGGGCGGCCATCTGTGGGCGCACCATCGAAATCTTTTCTTGTTGAACGGTGGCGCTCCGCATCTGCTTGACCATGATTGGGAGTAAGACCATCCGGACGATCACCGTCAGGACGATAATGGCCCAGCCGTAACTGTTGCCGAAGATCTGGGCGAGCCAGTCCATGACGTGTTGTCCGGGAACGGCCAAGTAGTCGTAGACGAAGCCGTACGGTTTACCGTTCTTGGTCTGCACACAGCCACTCAAGACGAGGGCCATGGCCGCTAAAGCACCGGTCACCGTGACTTTCTTGGAGATTTTCATATTAATTTTGAACCCCTTTGTATTTAAAACGTAGAGCGCGCACGCCCCCAAACGACGAAAACGCCGCTAACATCAAACATATTACTTGATTTGGTGGTGATTTTCAAATGATTATCTAGTGATTATACGAAAATCAACAAATCGTTGCGTCCGGGCCGCCGTAACCTGAAGATCGCGAACCACGACCCAGGGCGTCACGCCTTGTTTAATTTGCCGAGCAAAGTCAGCCAACTGCTGCTCAGTACCACTGGCGACGATGGCGACTTGGCCGGTTGGCAGGTTTTGCACGGTCCCGGTGACCCCGAGTTGGTGGGCCAATTGGGCCGTAGACCAGCGAAAACCCACGCCCTGAACCTGTCCCGTGACTAAGAGATGCTGCGTGATCACAAAAAGTTCCCCCTTATGCTGGAAAATTTAGATTAATCATAACGCGAAGTGCCGCGGCTGCCTAGTGATATGGTAAAATTAACCGTACGACTTTTGCTGACGGCCGTTTGGTCGTCAGGTGGCGTCGAAAAAACGTAAATCTACTATATATAATGACAGTATCAACGAATGCGTGTACATCAAGTGGAGGGCTTTAACGTGAGAGAAAAAATAACGTCGGGTCAAAATAAACGTGTCAAGCAGTGGCGGGCCTTAACCTCAAAGAAGGGGCGAAAGGCGACGCAATCCTATCTGCTGGAGGGCTGGCATCTGGTGCAGGAAGCCTTAAAAGCACAGGTTCCCCTCACCGCCATTATTGGGACGGCTGAGCAACTGGCCGCCCACGCCGCGACTTTTCCGGCCGATGTCGATGTCTTCGAACTGACGGATAGCATCGCCAAGACCTTGGGCGATACCAGCACGCCGCAGGGCATCTTCGCGACGGCTCCCATGCCGGACGATACTGGTGTCGATCCAACCACGGCCACGGGGAGCTGGTTATTTCTGGATCAGGTACAAGATCCCGGTAACATTGGGACCATGGTCCGGACGGCCGATGCGGCTGGCCTAACCGGGGTTGTCTTGGGTCAGGGGAGTGCGAGTCGCTTCCTGCCCAAAGTGTTGCGGTCCATGCAGGGGAGTCAATTTCACATTCAATTGGTGGAAGGCGACCTGCACGACTGGATTACGGCATTTACCCAACGGCAATTGCCAGTCTATGGGACTAACTTGGATCCTCAGGCCAAGGATTACCGCGACGTTGCAGCCATGAAAGCCGGCGCTATTGTGATGGGGAATGAAGGGAACGGGATGGCCCCGGACCTTCAACAACTGACAACACAAAATCTTTACATTCCCATTAAGGGACAAGCAGAATCGCTCAACGTTGCTGTTGCAGCGGGGATTGTGATGTTCCGGCTAGTAGGCTGAACGTTAAGAAACGGTAAATCAGCCCGACTTTCAGGACATTTTCATTGCTTTTTCTTTAAAAGGAAGTATGATATAGGGTAATTGAGAAAGACTAAAAATCATAATTCTAAATGAAAAGGAAGCATTCTATGACCAAACTTACTTGGCGTGATGACCCCGAGTACCTCGCTTTAGTTTCTGATTTGTTGGAAAAGGAGCCGGTTCAACGCCTGGCGAATTACACCCAGCATCACCATTCTACCCGTTTGGAACACTCTATTTCAGTGTCCTATAACAGTTATTTAATTGCAAAGAAACTTGGCTTGAATACCCGGGCCACCGCACGGGGTGGTTTGTTACACGATCTATTCTATTATGATTGGCGCACGACGAAGTTCAACTTAGGCTCGCATGCCTTCATTCATCCACGAGTAGCGCTCCGAAACGCTGAAAAGCTGACCGATCTGAGCCCTATGGAAAAGGATATTATTTTGAAGCACATGTGGGGGGCCACGCTGGCAACGCCTAAATATCGGGAAAGTGCCATTGTGTCTCTGGTTGACGATTACGAAGCAATCCATGAATTCTTTGGACCAACGCGTAAACACGTTCAAGCCTGGGTTGAAAAGCTTACGCCTAACGCCTAGTTTCAGTCGAAACTTAGATGGGAGGCCAGAATTACCATGCAAATGATGTCATCAGAGAAGACAGAGGAAACCGTTGATTTTTCGCTCTGTCCACGATTCGAACAGACCTTCTCATTCTTGGGAAAGAAGTGGAATGGTCTCATCATTGACGTGCTCCTGCATGAGGGGCCCCAACGATTTAGAGATCTTGCCCGCAAGGTTCCGCGTTGTAGTGACCGGGTCTTGGTCGAACGACTGAAGGAACTAGAAGTCAACGGCGTCATCGTTCGCCGAACTTTCCCAGATAATTCGTTGATTGAATACGAATTAACGACGAAGGGTGAAGAGTTCAAGGATGTCATGGCCGCGGTTCATGCGTGGTCGGACAAGTGGTCATGCCCCACTGAGGCGGACCAGAAGTAGTTGACAGTCGGTGAAAAGTCGGCTAGTCTATAACATGTAATAATTTAAAAACGATGATAGAAAAGCAGTAGCCGGTGCAATTTGTCAGGAAGAGTTTGCCAAGACTGGAAGCAAACTTCAAATTACTGGGTGAATTCAGTTCTTGAGTTGTAATCGGGAGTCGTGGTCACACGATGAATGATTTTCCGGTGAGTGACCGTTATCACTTCTGAGTGTGGTTGGTGCCTGCGGGGACCGACTGAATCAGGGTGGTACCGCGAAGCTTCGTCCCTAGTTATGGGGACGGAGCCTTTTTTTGTGGCCTGAGCGGCGACAAGGGTACCCAGTGGAAGTAGAAAAAGTAGAGAAAATGGAGGATGACGTATGTCGTTAAAGGATAAACTCAGCGAATTGCGGCAACGCGGTTTAGCAGATATCAAGAAATCTTCAGACTTAAAAGACGTTAATCAAGTGCGCGTCCAGTTGTTAGGGAAGAAGGGGCCCATCACCGAAGTTTTACGCGGGATGCGGGACCTCGATGCCGAAGAACGGCCTAAGGTTGGTGCTTTTGCCAACGAGATCCGTGACGATCTGACCAATGCCTTGGCGCAGCGTAAGGAAGAACTCGAACAGGCCGTCTTGAACGCCCAATTAGCCAAGGAAACGTTGGACGTCACTCTGCCCGGGACGCCGGTGGCCAAGGGTGAACCGCACGTGATCCAACAGATTGTGGATCAGATTGAAGACCTCTTCTTGGGCATGGGCTACCAAGTTCTGAGTGGTCCCGAAGTCGAAGAAGATAAGTACAACTTTGAAATGATGAACTTGCCAAAGAATCACCCAGCCCGGGACATGCAGGATACGTTCTACATTACCAAGGAAATTCTGATGCGGACCCAAACCTCACCGATGCAGGCACGGACACTGGAAAAGCACGACTTCAGCCAAGGTCCCTTGAAGATGATTTCCCCCGGTGTCGTTTACCGGCGGGATACCGATGATCCGACCCACTCCCACCAATTCCATCAGGTGGAAGGATTGGTCATCGACAAGCACATCACCATGGCCGACTTAAAGGGGACGCTGCAGGTGCTGGCATACGAATTGTTCGGTGACAAATTCGATGTGCGGTTACGCCCCAGCTACTTCCCATTCACCGAACCTTCAGTCGAAGCCGATATTACCTGCTTTAACTGTGGCGGTAAGGGCTGCAAGGTCTGCAAGAACACCGGCTGGATCGAAGTGTTGGGTGCCGGAATGGTTCACCCGAACGTCTTGAAGATGGCCGGCGTTGATCCCGACGTTTACGGTGGTTTTGCCTTTGGGGTTGGTCCCGATCGCTTTGCCATGTTGAAGTATGGTGTCGATGATATCCGGAACTTCTACTTAAATGATGTTCGGTTCCTCACCCAATTTACAAAGAAAGGATAATCGCCAACCATGAAGATTTCATACAATTGGATTAAAGAATATTTAGACTTAAACGTAAAACCCGCTGACCTGGCGGAAAAAATCGAACGGACTTCCGTGGAAGTCGATGGCGTTACCACGCCAAGCGACGGCCTCAAGAAGATCGTGGTTGGTCACGTCCTTTCCATGGTCGCTCATCCGGACTCCGATCA contains:
- the yidC gene encoding membrane protein insertase YidC; this translates as MKISKKVTVTGALAAMALVLSGCVQTKNGKPYGFVYDYLAVPGQHVMDWLAQIFGNSYGWAIIVLTVIVRMVLLPIMVKQMRSATVQQEKISMVRPQMAALQKRQKEAKTPEEQSAAGQAMMAMYKENGISMTGGIGCLPLLIQMPIFAALYAAIRYSPELSSAVFLTIPLGKSSWILAILSFLSYLLQAYLSMLGMPEDQKKQMRITLLLSPIMILFFTLSSPAGLGLYFFVGGLFACVQTLIINFYRPKIRREIKEKMKDRPAPVVEPVVSKPATPAAKAQASATQQKKNRNRNAGKQQRHH
- a CDS encoding acylphosphatase, translated to MITQHLLVTGQVQGVGFRWSTAQLAHQLGVTGTVQNLPTGQVAIVASGTEQQLADFARQIKQGVTPWVVVRDLQVTAARTQRFVDFRIITR
- a CDS encoding RNA methyltransferase, producing the protein MRVHQVEGFNVREKITSGQNKRVKQWRALTSKKGRKATQSYLLEGWHLVQEALKAQVPLTAIIGTAEQLAAHAATFPADVDVFELTDSIAKTLGDTSTPQGIFATAPMPDDTGVDPTTATGSWLFLDQVQDPGNIGTMVRTADAAGLTGVVLGQGSASRFLPKVLRSMQGSQFHIQLVEGDLHDWITAFTQRQLPVYGTNLDPQAKDYRDVAAMKAGAIVMGNEGNGMAPDLQQLTTQNLYIPIKGQAESLNVAVAAGIVMFRLVG
- a CDS encoding HD domain-containing protein; translated protein: MTKLTWRDDPEYLALVSDLLEKEPVQRLANYTQHHHSTRLEHSISVSYNSYLIAKKLGLNTRATARGGLLHDLFYYDWRTTKFNLGSHAFIHPRVALRNAEKLTDLSPMEKDIILKHMWGATLATPKYRESAIVSLVDDYEAIHEFFGPTRKHVQAWVEKLTPNA
- a CDS encoding helix-turn-helix transcriptional regulator encodes the protein MQMMSSEKTEETVDFSLCPRFEQTFSFLGKKWNGLIIDVLLHEGPQRFRDLARKVPRCSDRVLVERLKELEVNGVIVRRTFPDNSLIEYELTTKGEEFKDVMAAVHAWSDKWSCPTEADQK
- the pheS gene encoding phenylalanine--tRNA ligase subunit alpha; its protein translation is MSLKDKLSELRQRGLADIKKSSDLKDVNQVRVQLLGKKGPITEVLRGMRDLDAEERPKVGAFANEIRDDLTNALAQRKEELEQAVLNAQLAKETLDVTLPGTPVAKGEPHVIQQIVDQIEDLFLGMGYQVLSGPEVEEDKYNFEMMNLPKNHPARDMQDTFYITKEILMRTQTSPMQARTLEKHDFSQGPLKMISPGVVYRRDTDDPTHSHQFHQVEGLVIDKHITMADLKGTLQVLAYELFGDKFDVRLRPSYFPFTEPSVEADITCFNCGGKGCKVCKNTGWIEVLGAGMVHPNVLKMAGVDPDVYGGFAFGVGPDRFAMLKYGVDDIRNFYLNDVRFLTQFTKKG